One Odontesthes bonariensis isolate fOdoBon6 chromosome 12, fOdoBon6.hap1, whole genome shotgun sequence genomic window, GAAGGAATATCTTCATAATGATAGCCCTGTGAGGATATGGTTAGGTTTGAATTACAGACATATTCATGAAGAACAGACAGCTAACGTTCGGGCAGCTACATAACAAATAAAATGCTGTGGGAGCAGGTTGTTGGCCTTTTGAGTGCTCTGTTCTGTAAAGACCTGGCAAGAAATTACacagaatggggggggggggggtgtattaTGTAAGGCAACCCTGGAAAATAATCTAATTGGGGCAATGCAGTCACATACTCGGCTGCAGGGAAAAAATGAGGTGCAAACCGCCTCTGGGACAGGGCAgcgtttttttaatactttttataGCATCAAGTTCAGTAGTTTCTAAGTAACCATAGgttgagaaaaaaatatatattcagaTTTTAAGACCACTAAAGCTAAAAAATATTATGGCAATTACATTACAAATGTTCCATTAACGTGACATATAAGAAGAACACTAAAGGCACAAAGAACATGAATTTGCTAGAAATGGTGTGGGCAAAGAATAATTCTTTTAAGGAGGAAATAAACACTAGcctaaaatgttgtttttgctGCCCACTCTGTACAGATGCACAGGTAGCAGTTAATTATTccttgtgtatgtgtatgtaaaaCACTGCAAGGGTGTCATGGTCAGCCTTGTGTTAAACCATTCTTCGAGGTACAGACACAAGTGATGGAAAAGTtgcaaaaaaataagaaaaaacagcGCAGAAACAATAGAAAAAGGTAAgtcaaatgaaacattttggAAAGTAAAGTTTATTGTGACattgtgaaattaaaaaaaaagcaaaacacacaaaaacaaaaaaacaaagaatagGAAATCAATAAAAACGAACAAACTACACACTGCTAAATGTATGCTAACAATGGAAGATGGATATGATGGGGAACTGCTGTGCTGGTGACTCCTGCAGAAAGCACCAGCTGTGTGACACACCAAGGCAACTTGTCACCTGTGGGTCTCCTTCTTGGGCAGGAGTGGTGTTGGATGGGACGGGTCTGGCGGACAGCTGGCTTCATCCCACTCCTCTTGGATGGAGACAGACTCTGAGTCTCCAATTTTTTGGTGATATCAGTCTTCTTTATGATAGCTACATTATCAGAAGAAACAAGGCCATTGAGTAAAGCACAGGGAAGCAAAAAATAAGCAGAGATAGCTGCTGAGCCATGTCAAAATGCTGACTGCCGTGAGATAAAGACTCCCCAGGAGCCCTTTGTAGCCGTTGTACTTGTTGATGCATGCATAAACAGATGACTTAATCACACGTGGGCTGCAAATATTTTGacaatgttttatatttttagaACAGCCACATGTATAAACAGCATTACTAAACTAACAGAACAAAGAGAATTGTGTAGTAATATTGTTTCTGCAAGAAGCAGTAACATATTTACAGTAGCATGGTGATGAACTCTAGTATTACATGTAAGAATTTATTAAGAATTTagcacactgtacagaatataCACAGATACTGTACTACTTAAATTACGAATataattataaacaaaatttaagtGAGAAagaaccttttttcttcttgACTTCCTCTCTGGGGATGTAGATGGGTTCTTTGCGGACAGGTTTGCGTTCAGGTGTTGAGATCCTTCCTTTAGGTCGCCCTCCTTTGGTCTTGGGTTTaacctgtttttctgtcttctgcTGTTGTGTCTGCTTGTTCTGGACCACGGAAGGCTTTTTGACTGGACTAGGCACCTTGGGCAAAGGCTCAATCTGCTCTGTTGCCATACTCCTATCATCATCTGATAAACAAGGCAGAGAAAAAGTCATTCATTTGAAGCAGAAGAAGGAAGAGGGAGGAGAAACTATCAtgacagaacaaagagatcTCACCTTGTGTGTCCACCCAGGAGCTGTCCAGGATGGAGTCATCTACAGTGGTTTCATCTCTGTCATAGCTTTCTGTTGGTCCTTCTGTTTCTATGGTCTGAGTCTCCCTTCCTGGGGAGGCAGGGGTTTCAGGAACATCACCCACCTCCTCTAAACTGGCTGCTTCCATGTCAGCTTCCTGGGCCAACTCCACagactcctcctcttcctcttcatcttcttTCCGGGCAGGGACACAAAGGGCTTCATCCTCAAGTGGAGCTGAGAAACGAACGCTGTGCCCCGGTTCCTCAGCTTCATCGAAGGTCTGGACCACAGTGATGAAATCATCTTCGACCATCACCACCGATTCAATGGCAGCACGGGTCTCTGGTATCTCCTTTGTCACCTCTGGCCCTGCAGCTGCTAACTTTAAAACATCTCCCTCACTCTTCTCTTTCGAGTTGCAAGCTTCTTCCTCAGCAGCATTAATGGCggcttttttgttttgctgtctTGATTCTAATTCCACTGGCTGGTCTGCAAGCCTCTTGTCCATCTCAGCTGCTTTCtcgttttctttcttctctttcagttCCTTTTCTATCTTTTctatctcttctttttcttttgcttccCTCTCTATCTTTTCCttctcttccttttcttttgcttcCTTCTCtatcttttctttctctgcctTCTCTCTCATTTGTTGCTCCATCGTTTCTTTTTCcagcctttctttcctttctttctcctctTGCTCCAtcttttccttctcttctctttcattCCTCTCCCtatcttctctctctttttcttccttttcttttttctccctctcttctgtttctttcttctctaTTAGCTCCCTCTCTGCTTTCGCTTTCTTCTCGttctcttccttttcttttagctccctctctgctttctctttcttctcgttctcttccttttcttttagctctctctctgctttctctttcttctcgttctcttccttttcttttagctccctctctgctttctctttcttctcgtactcttccttttcttttagctccctctctgctttctctttcttctcgtactcttccttttcttttagctccctctctgctttctctttcttctcgttctcttccttttcttttagctccctctctgctttctccttctccagtctctctctctcttgctcttcctgctttttctccttcctttctttctcctctCTCAGTATCCTCTCTGCCTCTTCTTTCTTCTGTCTTTCCTGTTCCTCTGtccctttcatttccttttctttcttttctgcttcCTCCCTGactttcctctcttcctcttctttctttttcatctcGACTGCCTCCCTCTCTTGTTCTTCCTTAATTTTTCTTACAATCTCATCTCGCTCATCTTTGTTTATTCCTAACACAGGTGAAGGTGCTCTTTTTGGGGAACCATATAATTCTCTTTGTTTAAGTTTGGAAGGTGACAGTACTGGGGAGAGCAGCTTGTCATCATCGATGTTGCTCTCCACAGATGAAGTAGGAGAAGTTTTGACGGGTCTTGCAATCCGGTCCTTAGCCATGCCAGTCAGTTGGTACACATCCTCAGCATCCACCTCCTCATATGCTTCCTGGTGTACCAGCTTCACCTTCTCCCGAAGCTCCTGCAGTTCTCGTTCCTCCTCTAAACTGAGAGGCCTGTCCTCCATCTCCAATTTGCGGATCTGCCTCTCGTAGTCTGCAATCTCAGTTTCTGATGCTGAGCCTTCACCACTAGCTTGTCGTTCAGTCTCACTGGCTGACCTCTCACATTCTTCTAGAGTCACAGTTACAGTTGGTGTCACAAAGGACTCAATTGGCTGAGTAAGTGGTGTCTCGCTTACGGATTTTACCGGCTGATTATCTACAATATCTTTGCTTGTTTCCTCTATAGATTCTTTCTTAACCACCTGCCTCTGGTCTTGCCTCTCTTCTACGTCAACAACTCCTGATGGCTGGCTCTTGTCCTCCACAGATGTATCTCTAACAGCTAATTTTCTTGCCTGTTCTGCCACTTTCTCCTCAAGGACAGATGGAGTGAAGACCTGCGCAGAAGTGTCTGGGCTGAACACATCTGCAGGGGATGGCATGGGCCCCGAATATTCACTGAACACACAATAACCCATCTCTTCCAGTTGGCTTTCACTCTTTCTTGCTCCAGGACTCTGTTCCCCTGAAGTTAGGCTAGCCATTGGGTCGTCAGTGAAAGCTGAAACATCATCTTGAATCGACTTCCTCTGGATGATTTCTGGCTCTGTGTTTTCCGAAGCCAGTCTAGAACGGGTACCAGCAAGGTCCAACATCTCGGGCAAGTCTTGCGTCATCACTGTTCCATTTTTGTAAGTGTTGTTAGAGGGCTGAGGTGATTCTGGAGAGTCTGGTTCCGAAGTGGCTTTTGAAGGTGGTTCAGCTGTCCGTGGAGGGGATGAGGAATCTGAGGTGACGGAAGCTGCGGTCTCCAGGATGAGGGGAGGGAATGATGGAGGCTTATCCGAAGAAGGTGTAGAAACCGGAAGGTAATCAGCTGACTCATCTAGACTTCCACTGGTATATGACATGATGTCTGTGGCCAGTGGGGAGAAGTTCCTAGGTCGACCTTGTCCACTTTGATCCATTGTGCCAATAGTAATATTAAGTGAATAACTCCTTTGCTCTAAGGCAAGTTTACCGGGGGAAAGCCTGCATTCATTACTCTTGTCAGGCACTGTAAAGACGCCAGTGTCTTCTGCTGTACTTTTCTTAGTTTCAGGTTTATCCTTTGCTTCAGCTAGTGTGCTGTAGCTAATCTCCTGAGGCTTGGAATCACCTGTAGTCTTCTTCTCACCAGCTCGACTAAGTTCGTAATAACCCTCACCCTTACACTGGGGATCTTCATCAACCTCCATAGCTGATGTTTCAAAATATGCTGACATGCCAGATCTGTCTGTGGCATCTCTTGTTGCATCTCCTCCTTGAACTTTGACTCCCATTGAAGAGAAATCAGAGGGAGCACCGATGCTGCTGAACTCCACCACCTCCACCGATGGCTGCTTTGCGGACACAGTGATTGGCTCACCGTATGTTGGCTGAAGTGTGAGAGATCTGGCTGATTCTTTGGCTTGGCTTTGAACGTCTGGAGGTACAAAAGACGGCATATCCATGGTGGGGCTCTCCGGTACAACTCTTTCACCAGCAAAGAACCCTTGGATCTGGGGCTCAAAAAACTCCTCTGGGCGTTTTTCCGATCCAATACTGTCGGGGCTCATGGACCCACTGTCTTGCTTATCCGAGTCCATCTTCAAGGCTGAAAAGATATCTGTAAGTTGGCTGTTTCTATAACCAAGGAAAAGTATTTCTTTAGCATGCCGTGAATGAGATATTTCCTAAGCCAGGGATCATGAAAACTACAACAGAAACAGGCAAAGCTCTCTCTTAGAAACTTACAGCACAATGATACGGCCATCACTGAAGAAGTACGGCGAGATTATGGGATCCACCAAGTCACAAATGATGAAAATTATGGGGTGGTGTTTGATGGAACCGGCATGAAGTAAGTGTGATGCTGATTTGGGGGAAACAAGCTATAACAGATGGGAGGAATATCCATGCTTTTaacatcaaaacaaaagaaTGAGCATTTCTATCATTCTTAAAAAACACAATGCATTTTTTCAAGAATGTGTCTATTTACAAGCCGTCAAAATTCATATTTTCACTTAGATCTGATAGGATTTAGAGGATTTTATAATGTCACAAGTCGATCCAAAACATAACCAGCATCTTGTTTGTGAATGACGGAGAAATGCCATATTCTGTCAACaacaaaagatgacaaaaataACCAAAAAATATAAACCAATGGTAGTCTTTCTGTAAAgtcacttttttatatatacagtatgGTTCTACTGACAGCTTTACCACACTGAACATGAGACAGCCAACACAAAACCCCCTGCAAAATCTGTATTCAGAATCATGATAATAATATGAGCAATGCATGTTCAGTAACTATGATTTATGGCAATATAAAAGGCACAGAACTGGCATACCAGCACAAAGCCATTTTGTGTGAAAAAAATGAGAAACCTGTAAGCTTATAAGCtggtgaaataaaacaaaaaaagcactgtTACGTATAGCATCACTTCACGTCATCATACCAACACGAAACGGCCGGCCCCAAAAACCAGAGCaagtaaaagaaaacacaagcaAATACAACACGCAATAAAACCAGGATCAATTCAACATTGTGGCTCTTTTCACCAACAAGCCTGTGTTGCCTTGCAGCCGCAGCAGAGCGCAGGGAGGGATACTTGCCATTCCGCTTGACTTACAATGCTTATGTTATTCACCTTCTTCTAACACATCTTGCATTCTAATATAGTGGACAATGCAGTAACATGCAGACAAGGAGAGCAGAGGGCAGGACACACCTGTCTCTGGGTCTTCCTCaccctctgcttcctcctcctccgctcTGTCCATAGAGCTTTCTGCAGCAGCACTAGCTGCCTCAGCCGGCTCCAGGTCTATATCCTGGGCCTCGTCTACGGCCTCTGCCTGATCTAAGGGTTCAGCATGGGGGCTGTCCAGCTCGGGCTCTTCCCCGCTCCACTGATGCTCATCAAGAGCAGCCTCCGACTCTGCTGCCTCTGtactttcctcctcctcctcttccacctcctcctcctcctcgtatTCAGCTGTAAGAGCCTCCATGGTCTCTTCTTCTCAACAGCAGGGTGAAAGGGGGGACACATTAAGACCACAGGCAACACAGACTTGGGTTATGTGAGAACACAACTTATGAGGGGACACTTTCAGCTCTGTGAACAGATGATGTCACGTGTTTGTATCTTTACACATACAGGTACATTACATATATGGTGCAGAGTATTGTTGGGTGAGAGGTTTTCAATCCGTGACAGGTATTTCAGTCCGAAATTGATACTGTGGGTGCTTACTGTGATCAAACTATAAAGGCTTATTTGCCCAAATTTGCCCTTTGAGTGATATTACATGATGAAAATTACAACTTTTTCACTTTCTATTTCTCTTGCACACAACATATCTGCAACCCAAACTGACTATTATTGATGACAGAGGTAGTTTAAAGAAAATGATAACAGAAATAAAACTACAATTCATGGCTcaatactgtgcaaaaactgACTATTTTTGTTCAGAGCATTTCCAAAATCAAATTTTTTCTGaaaatgcatatatatatatatatatatatatatatatatatatatatataaataaataaatatttatgattaaagaaatatgattttttttttaaaaaacgcttAGCTATGCATCCATCTAATCGTCATATTTATTCATATAGAACTGGAGCAAGCTGGCATATTCACTGGGGAAAAACATTAATTTCACAGCTTAAGGTGCTGATGCTGGGGAATTAACATTCAATTTTTGTGCAACTGTGTCATTCAAATAAgctaaataacaacaaaaagaggaaaaaatataATATCTGGATACAAAGTTTCTGTTAATACTGCTCATTCGCTTCAGACATAATAATGGCATGCAAAATTGTTAATGTTATAGTAACTATTATTAAGAAACAGCTACAGAAAGCGAATGAGCTACATGTTACTGATCTGCTCATGTTATTGATGTCAAGCTCACAAAGTCgatattaaaacaaaattaaagtgTGCAACAATTATAGCAATTTAAGTGTGAACTTTTCAACTGTTTTCTGTAATATCATCCATTTTTATAATAGTTCTAATAGAGAAAATGTCAAAAAATAACTTTTGTAAAATTAGTTTTATACAACATTTTGATCAGTTTGATCATATGACTTCCCCTCTTTCATATGTTCAAGACCAAAAATTTTCTAAAAATCTTTTCATGCTCTAAAACATCACAGTGAAAGGTTTAAACAGTtactgtattaaaaaaaaatgaagatttATCGGACTGCGATTTTCTGTTATGTGTGACTTTCTTAAGCTTGTTATAAACGCTTAATTGCTGGTTGTGGTTATTCATACAGACATCGATGATGGGCTAGTATCATCGAAACTGGAATGAGACCCATTGAAACTGCAAACAAGATGTTTTGTGTGCTTTGGAGCTGAAAGTCTTCCTTGTTGCCACAGTGAGAGTGTTAGAGTAGGGACTGATGTGTGGAGAGGAACTGACACAGTACACCATGGTAAAAGAAAAGTGATAATCTTGAGGAATTAACTAAATTAATCAGTATGGGAGATGACTGGCAAAGAGAAATCTTGTGCATAAAGGTCATGCACAGTGTCTCTGAGACATTTATGAAAGTAATGGATCTTAATTCATGTCCCAAAAGTCAGCCTTGTGGGCCATGTGGTCTTACTGATGAGGATGTTCACTGACGGAGCCACAAAAAACCCACTGCTGTATCTTTGAGACATCACTGCTATGCGCTGGAGTTAACGGCATGGCAACCACAGGAAGCAATGGCTTTTGGTGAAAATGAATGAGAATAAGAAAGATGAATGTTAAATAAGCACGTCAAATTTTGAGTAGACACACATCACAAGGACAAACAAACCTCACGCAAAGACAGACGAAGAGACAAATGGACGGACGGAGGGACGGAGGGACAAAAGGAAGGAGGGATGAAGCGAGGAGGTCAAATCacagaaggaaagaaagagagaggagatgagGGGAGAAATGGCAAAGAGGAACCATGCGTGGTTCACCTTCAATCTGTCTAAAGGCCACGGCATGCCCTGTGGGGCGAGCGCCCGAGTGCGTCCACTCTGGGCTGAACAATGGGTGCTCATAGTACTCCTCGTCGGAGTGGTAGGGGTCGTCCTCGGGCACGGAAACTGAGATGGAGGGGGCGAGGAACTTGCACCTCTCCCGAGAATTTTGGAAGCGACGGAGAGGGCCCGCCTCCTCCTCATCCCCTACATCTACAAACAAGACAGACACAAGGAGAAGAACTGCAGGGAAATCTCGACACACGGACTAAAAGAGAGACAGCGAGAAGGAaggaaaagataaagaaaaagaaaacaatgaaaaaaaaatgggaaaactggcaaaaaaaacaaccatctTAAAGTTGATTTATCACACAATATATTGGTAAGTTATTCAAATTTAGGGTTATTTTTTGTGGGGGTATTTCTGTCTGTAGCTTGGTAGCACAATGTTTGCCCACATGTCACGTCATGTAATCTTTATCTCTTTAAACTGAAATTATAAACCATTCAACAGCACCCCATTTATGTGCTTCTTGGCATCACTTTCAAGGCAGGACCAAACtgcaaaaaaagtaaaagaaggCTGTGTGATGACAGCATCTCAACCAGGTAAGGATTTAGAAAGACTACCGGAATAATTCCATAAGTCATCTTTTGTCCTCTTCGTTGTTCCACGCTAACCCTACAATCAATGGTCTAACTTTAAATGGGGCCAACAGTGGATCTTAAAGTTCCCCAGATGACTTTTAAAGATGgccattttttttgcaaagaaaGGGTACATAAGGCTtgagaagattaaaaaaaattaaaccatTAGAATAGGCAACAAAAAGAGAAACGTGTAGACAGACTGAGACACGTATGAAGAAGACTTGAGAACAAGAGAGACATCACACACAGGACTACAACAAGTAGACAGTGACAAGCAACTGAAAGATAGCAAAGCTTTGGGGGCCAGCCTTTATCCGAGACCAACAAAATGAGCATAATGCATCATTTAAGGAAAAAAATCGTCTTTGTTCCACAATGACTAAacctaaacaaaaacacaacattaaaAGGAAACAGTTACAACCACGGTAGCACAGCAGAAGGTtggataaaagaaagaaagactgaaAAGGTGTGTTTTGCCAGCTACGACACAAACAAAGCTCTTTTTTTGCAATTCCCTGGATCTGCTCAAAGCTATGTAAAGACTCAAAAATACAACACCAACCCACCAACTAAGCCTTTTTTAACACTCAGGGTGAAACAGAAAACTTGTCACCTGGGTATGCAAAGACTTAAACCTACACTTTTATCGTCGAGTGTAGAGCTCCAAGTTGCACTGTTCAACAATTGCTGAAAACCAAATGTAAGAGTCAACGAAAAACAACCTAACTGCATCATCGGTCTAACTGGTAAACTGGAGGGCAAAGAATCATTTATGTCAGAGGGCAAACTATGCTCATAGGTTGCATTTCTTCTTATCCTCTTTTTGCTATTTGCTTTTTCCTCTTTCCATCTCACGTCCATTTCACAGTTTCAGTCTATAGATTTAGCTTTAGAGATGAACCTCTGACCTTTAGCCCTTAACCACATACcccaaaaaatttaaaaatataaaaaataaaaaacagacaaCAGACAATGACCAGAAAACGCAACACCATGACAACAGACATGCAAAACTTAGAAGAACAAAACAGACAAACGACAAGAAGTTGCAGGATTACCTAAATTTTCATATTAGTGTGTGTGGAGACAGTGAGGTGTGGAGGTTAGAGGAGTGGATGAAGAGGATGATAAAAAAGAGTGCGCTTGGTATGACACAGTGGTCATGCATGTGAGTGTGTCTTCATTCCAGAGAAATTGTGACGACAATGAAGATACTAAGTGCATCGGTTCCAGGAGTATGATGAAAAGGATGAAGCTGAATCTCCGAGGAAATGGATGACAGGAGAAGGGAGAACATGTCCCTGCTTTTAGCAGCTCTGATTTGGTTTCTTGAATGGGTGTCAATGTGTCGTTTCTCGCCAGCACCACAACACACCAATGTGTTGGCGATCACAAAACTCCTGAGGCTAAAGTGAAGGAAAAGAAGGAAAccatactctttttttttttttttatcagatgtGGTCTTTTTATTCTTGGCCTACCTTGTTCCGGAGGACCAAAGTGCTCAGCTGCAGGTGAAGGGGGAGGGGAAGGAGGCAAATTGGTGGTATCTTCAACTGTAAAGGGGCAAAGAGGGAAGAGGAGGCATGAATATAGTCATAGAAatcaaaaaaagtaaaaacttaATGGATATTCTGCCATTCGTTTGTATGAAACTAGGAGGTACACGAGTAGAGCAAAGTGACACCAACACTGACAAAAGagtttcaaattcaattcaaagaaTATGTGAACTCCAGCAGTTGTGAGAGAAGTCGTAAGACCATGAAGGTGACGGTCGAATTACAGTCATGTAGCTGCACCATCGAACCACCCCTACTGCCTCATAAGAAACACTTGAGAATTACATCTGCTACAAGGTAAATTAAAGATACATGAATGATAAATAGCTCATATGAATCATATTTTCCTCCTTCCACTTGAAGGGCCGGCACCTTACAGGCCTTGCTTTTCTTTCAACTGGACAACCTGTTGTTAACATGTAGCTGAGGATGAATGTAGACAGCTCAGCCTCCATAACATACTCAACTTACAGCAGCATGATTTTAATAAACTCTTTGATCAAACGGTATTCAAGGTTAGCAATGCTCTGTCATGTTGCTGCCCACCAGACCGTCCAGCTGTACTATTATtatgatgtttgtttttctttaaggaAGACTTAGTGTCTGCCATACTGGGTTCAGCGTATGCTTACCACGGATGACTCTTTACTCTGTAAATATGCTGTCTTTTCATGATGTGTGCGACTCCACGAGGCCACGTGTTGTGACTGACTTCTGAACATCAGATGTGCACAACTTGGATAGCAGAATGAATGGGTGCTGGGTGTGAGTTGCTGACTTTTAACTTGCCTTTGGAACCCTGTAGACCTGACAGGGTTGTGCCATGACCCTCATCCAGTGCCAGCTGGGTCAGACAGGCTCCGGCCCCATGTGCCAATTGGACAGAAGATTTTTTTCTATGGTTACTACCCGGCAACGCTTGTTGTGATGCTGACTCACCTGACGGCAGTCGTTGAGTCTCCTGTTCTCCCTTCAGTACTGCCACTGCCTCTGCCGTCACCTCTTGCACAATCCGTGCAGACACTTGCTCTGAGAATAGACAgtcacacaaatacacaagGTGAATAAAACTGTTCATCTAAGTAGAATATAAAGGGAGAGGCTTAAATAGGTCAAATCtaacaaattcaattcaataaatATCCAAAACTgtaagggagaaaaaaaaaaaagtccagttgCCCCTGTTAAATATAATCGAACCACTGCAGTTGTACTGGAACAATATAAGAACTTGAACTTCCAAACTATATATTGATGTTAGAATTTACTATATAAAGTATATATAAAGCAATCTAATTTGCCAATCTTTTCAcacattgctttttttttaaaaatcatgtcACTAAAAACActggatgaaaaccagaaaaccaACCAACTGCTCGAATACTTGTGTGGCTTGTGAAGGTGTTACTATGGAAACCTGACATCATTATACAAAGTGCAGGCTGGAGATGAGATGTATAATTTCCAAAAATCTATTCTGTTTTACTCCATTTTTATCTAACTTTAGGATCTGAGTCATTGTATCTGCAATGACACACATAATTTAATCTTTCTAAAACGCCAGATTCAGA contains:
- the map2 gene encoding microtubule-associated protein 2 isoform X2, which translates into the protein MADGRQPEDGTPQWDPSGGQEPGGTHGANGYSASAFRTCQPGGAHMATAPYTARENGFNGELTGAHAITAEQVSARIVQEVTAEAVAVLKGEQETQRLPSVEDTTNLPPSPPPSPAAEHFGPPEQDVGDEEEAGPLRRFQNSRERCKFLAPSISVSVPEDDPYHSDEEYYEHPLFSPEWTHSGARPTGHAVAFRQIEEETMEALTAEYEEEEEVEEEEEESTEAAESEAALDEHQWSGEEPELDSPHAEPLDQAEAVDEAQDIDLEPAEAASAAAESSMDRAEEEEAEALKMDSDKQDSGSMSPDSIGSEKRPEEFFEPQIQGFFAGERVVPESPTMDMPSFVPPDVQSQAKESARSLTLQPTYGEPITVSAKQPSVEVVEFSSIGAPSDFSSMGVKVQGGDATRDATDRSGMSAYFETSAMEVDEDPQCKGEGYYELSRAGEKKTTGDSKPQEISYSTLAEAKDKPETKKSTAEDTGVFTVPDKSNECRLSPGKLALEQRSYSLNITIGTMDQSGQGRPRNFSPLATDIMSYTSGSLDESADYLPVSTPSSDKPPSFPPLILETAASVTSDSSSPPRTAEPPSKATSEPDSPESPQPSNNTYKNGTVMTQDLPEMLDLAGTRSRLASENTEPEIIQRKSIQDDVSAFTDDPMASLTSGEQSPGARKSESQLEEMGYCVFSEYSGPMPSPADVFSPDTSAQVFTPSVLEEKVAEQARKLAVRDTSVEDKSQPSGVVDVEERQDQRQVVKKESIEETSKDIVDNQPVKSVSETPLTQPIESFVTPTVTVTLEECERSASETERQASGEGSASETEIADYERQIRKLEMEDRPLSLEEERELQELREKVKLVHQEAYEEVDAEDVYQLTGMAKDRIARPVKTSPTSSVESNIDDDKLLSPVLSPSKLKQRELYGSPKRAPSPVLGINKDERDEIVRKIKEEQEREAVEMKKKEEEERKVREEAEKKEKEMKGTEEQERQKKEEAERILREEKERKEKKQEEQERERLEKEKAERELKEKEENEKKEKAERELKEKEEYEKKEKAERELKEKEEYEKKEKAERELKEKEENEKKEKAERELKEKEENEKKEKAERELKEKEENEKKAKAERELIEKKETEEREKKEKEEKEREDRERNEREEKEKMEQEEKERKERLEKETMEQQMREKAEKEKIEKEAKEKEEKEKIEREAKEKEEIEKIEKELKEKKENEKAAEMDKRLADQPVELESRQQNKKAAINAAEEEACNSKEKSEGDVLKLAAAGPEVTKEIPETRAAIESVVMVEDDFITVVQTFDEAEEPGHSVRFSAPLEDEALCVPARKEDEEEEEESVELAQEADMEAASLEEVGDVPETPASPGRETQTIETEGPTESYDRDETTVDDSILDSSWVDTQDDDRSMATEQIEPLPKVPSPVKKPSVVQNKQTQQQKTEKQVKPKTKGGRPKGRISTPERKPVRKEPIYIPREEVKKKKAIIKKTDITKKLETQSLSPSKRSGMKPAVRQTRPIQHHSCPRRRPTETPPDSRQPLSVARQSRDRASIPTSISRAAASLDRLHLSSAEPQGSPELQRLKAKDGGSQSPEKRSSLSRHTSILSRRGYHEHEESSTSITSSGSTAPRRPTSFRTEMRAEHRIGRTPSMTVAESVRSRSARSGHSTPRTPGSTAITPGTPPSYSSSSWTPGTPRSLSLISHERKVAIVRTPPKSPATTPKQLRIINQPLPDFKNIKSKIGSTENIKYQPKGGQVFIPSVKLDYRHVQSRCGSLDRRGYSAGGGNVQIQNKKIDLSHVTSKCGSLDNIHHRPGGGNVRIESVKLGFKDKAQAKVGSMDNTHHIPGGGHIMIESHRLAFRDQAKARVDHGAEIIVQSPGLSGTVSPHRHQESQLSSSGSLNMMESPQLATLAEDVTAALAKQGL